One region of Myxococcus stipitatus genomic DNA includes:
- a CDS encoding polymer-forming cytoskeletal protein: MKISPRILVPALLLGAPLSLAAEPAAAPQAAASAPAASTIDVSTRGSLRDVLKTIAEKGGLNLVATGDLDVPAEVHLRGVTAAQALNTVARAYSLRLEQDGAIITLRRMTPEEKEAVEQGRARMPVIAPVAPVAPAATPAPAPVAEPQPPEPPAPPEAHADAEATEDAEEEMREMREQIRAQFRRTRDELKRSNRSGGRNVVARGQSLEVKAGQSVHSAVVYGGNLTVNGHVEDDAVAFGGNLEIRGVVEGDAHAFGGNVILKPGAQVEGDVSSFGGTVEREDGSDVEGSINTFGGANIGRIVTREITKGIKEAGPPGHHPERDDDDNQNDLASFILTFAVLFGLGFLGQMFFPKRMKQLGDEIRTRPVQSGLTGLLGIIAMVPLTVVLCITIIGVPVALALWMAAPVAAAMGFAAMASEVGTRLPVMRGRKTQAVVLALGLVVMLVALSIPVLGVLLTIFATMVALGAVIRIALGYRGRGSGMPEPISTASEQPL; the protein is encoded by the coding sequence ATGAAGATTTCCCCTCGAATCCTCGTCCCCGCTCTGCTGCTCGGCGCCCCCCTCTCGCTCGCCGCCGAGCCCGCCGCCGCCCCCCAGGCCGCGGCCAGCGCTCCCGCCGCGAGCACCATCGACGTGTCCACCCGCGGCAGCCTGCGCGACGTGTTGAAGACCATCGCGGAGAAGGGCGGCCTCAACCTCGTCGCCACCGGGGACCTGGACGTGCCGGCGGAGGTCCACCTGCGGGGCGTCACCGCCGCCCAGGCCCTCAACACGGTGGCGCGCGCCTACTCGCTGCGCCTGGAGCAGGACGGCGCCATCATCACCCTGCGCCGGATGACGCCGGAGGAGAAGGAGGCCGTCGAGCAGGGCCGCGCGCGGATGCCGGTCATCGCTCCCGTGGCGCCGGTGGCGCCCGCCGCCACCCCGGCCCCCGCGCCGGTGGCCGAGCCCCAGCCGCCCGAGCCCCCGGCGCCTCCGGAGGCGCACGCGGACGCCGAGGCGACGGAGGACGCCGAGGAGGAGATGCGGGAGATGCGCGAGCAGATCCGCGCGCAGTTCCGGCGCACGCGCGACGAACTCAAGCGCTCGAACCGCTCCGGGGGGCGCAACGTCGTCGCCCGTGGCCAGTCGCTCGAGGTGAAGGCGGGCCAGTCGGTCCACAGCGCGGTCGTGTACGGCGGCAACCTGACCGTCAACGGGCACGTCGAGGACGACGCGGTGGCCTTCGGCGGCAACCTGGAGATCCGCGGCGTGGTGGAGGGGGACGCGCACGCCTTCGGCGGCAACGTCATCCTCAAGCCCGGGGCCCAGGTGGAGGGCGACGTGTCCTCCTTCGGCGGCACGGTGGAGCGCGAGGACGGCTCGGACGTGGAGGGCAGCATCAACACCTTCGGCGGCGCCAACATCGGGCGTATCGTCACCCGGGAGATCACCAAGGGCATCAAGGAAGCCGGCCCCCCGGGGCACCACCCCGAGCGCGACGACGACGACAACCAGAACGACCTGGCCAGCTTCATCCTCACCTTCGCGGTGCTGTTCGGGCTGGGGTTCCTGGGGCAGATGTTCTTCCCCAAGCGGATGAAGCAGCTGGGGGATGAGATCCGCACGCGGCCGGTGCAGAGCGGACTGACGGGCCTGCTGGGCATCATCGCGATGGTGCCGCTCACGGTGGTGCTGTGCATCACCATCATCGGAGTCCCGGTCGCGCTGGCCTTGTGGATGGCGGCGCCGGTGGCCGCTGCGATGGGCTTCGCGGCGATGGCGAGCGAGGTGGGCACGCGGCTGCCGGTGATGCGTGGGCGCAAGACACAGGCGGTGGTGCTGGCGCTCGGCCTGGTGGTGATGCTCGTGGCGCTCTCCATCCCGGTGCTCGGCGTCCTCCTCACCATCTTCGCCACCATGGTGGCCCTGGGCGCGGTCATCCGGATTGCCCTGGGCTACCGGGGACGGGGCTCCGGGATGCCGGAGCCCATCTCCACCGCGTCCGAGCAGCCGCTCTGA
- a CDS encoding 2Fe-2S iron-sulfur cluster-binding protein, translating into MRRLKDAPSRGRAITVNLEGESIPAVEGEPVACSLIAAGESMLARSVKYHRPRGPYCFAEACSHCLMRVDGLPNVYTCRTPAREGMKLERQNAFPSAKVDVFETIDWFFPHGLDHHEMFAGVPVVEKVMAKVARQLAGLGLLPKEPAPAPPPSRTLRTRVAVVGGGGAGLAAARVLTDRGVPFLLFERADHVGGRLANGAPESGAPAVEDVATLAPDSIHLRATVLGLYDDEHGRYLAVGAWEPDGPRLLKVYAERFLLAPGGHPPTIPFENNDLPGVYAGRAASLLLRRHDVAPQVAALVGWGPELYALAALMEDRGVKVSAVVDLRAAPPSGAHALTTQGSEPKAHGLHHVTAFSFATASGERRKVDCDAVLVSVPVSPSFELARQGGAEVGFDEARGLFRVVADADGRTKAADVFVAGDVTGGGTAKQAAEAGRRAAQALVGGLS; encoded by the coding sequence ATGCGACGCCTCAAAGACGCACCCTCGCGCGGCAGGGCCATCACCGTGAACCTCGAGGGCGAGAGCATCCCCGCCGTCGAGGGAGAGCCGGTGGCGTGCTCCCTCATCGCCGCGGGCGAGTCCATGCTTGCCCGCTCCGTGAAGTACCACCGGCCCCGTGGCCCCTACTGCTTCGCGGAGGCGTGCTCACACTGCCTCATGCGCGTCGACGGCCTGCCCAACGTCTACACGTGCCGCACGCCCGCGCGCGAAGGAATGAAGCTGGAGCGGCAGAACGCATTTCCCTCCGCGAAGGTGGATGTGTTCGAGACCATCGACTGGTTCTTCCCCCACGGGCTGGACCACCACGAGATGTTCGCGGGCGTGCCGGTTGTGGAGAAGGTGATGGCGAAGGTGGCCCGCCAGCTCGCCGGCCTCGGGCTGCTGCCGAAGGAGCCCGCGCCCGCCCCGCCTCCGTCCCGCACGCTTCGCACGCGCGTGGCCGTGGTGGGCGGCGGCGGCGCGGGCCTGGCGGCCGCGCGCGTGCTGACCGACCGCGGCGTCCCCTTCCTGCTCTTCGAGCGCGCCGACCACGTGGGAGGCCGGCTGGCGAACGGGGCCCCGGAGTCCGGCGCCCCGGCGGTGGAGGACGTGGCGACGCTCGCGCCGGACAGCATCCACCTGCGCGCCACCGTGCTGGGCCTGTACGACGACGAGCACGGCCGCTACCTCGCGGTGGGCGCGTGGGAGCCGGACGGCCCGCGCCTGCTCAAGGTCTACGCGGAGCGCTTCCTGCTGGCGCCGGGCGGACACCCGCCGACGATCCCCTTCGAGAACAACGACCTGCCTGGCGTCTACGCGGGCCGCGCGGCCAGCCTGCTCCTGCGGCGCCATGACGTCGCGCCCCAGGTGGCCGCGCTGGTGGGCTGGGGCCCGGAGCTGTACGCGCTGGCCGCGCTGATGGAGGACCGGGGCGTGAAGGTCTCCGCGGTGGTGGACCTCCGCGCCGCGCCGCCCTCCGGGGCGCACGCGCTGACGACCCAGGGCTCCGAACCCAAGGCCCACGGGCTGCACCATGTGACGGCCTTCAGCTTCGCCACGGCGTCCGGAGAGCGGCGCAAGGTGGACTGCGACGCGGTGCTGGTGTCCGTCCCCGTCAGCCCCAGCTTCGAGCTGGCGCGGCAGGGCGGCGCGGAGGTGGGCTTCGACGAGGCGCGCGGCCTGTTCCGGGTGGTGGCGGACGCGGACGGACGCACGAAGGCGGCGGACGTGTTCGTGGCCGGGGATGTCACGGGCGGAGGCACGGCGAAGCAGGCGGCCGAAGCGGGTCGCCGCGCGGCGCAGGCGCTGGTGGGAGGGCTGTCATGA
- a CDS encoding FAD-dependent oxidoreductase: protein MSKSLICSCEDVTTDDVRHAVSRGYCDVESVKRYTGFGTGICQGKSCLSAVAALLEKEKALKPAAVVPFTPRPPLYPTELRLLASAPVDESVPPVGGVPEAVEDYTPALRPTEPLPAKAKVVIIGGGIMGLALAYNLARAGETDVVVLERGYLCAGASGRNGGGVRMQWGTPALVELAKRSIDLMKGFARELGINVWLRQGGYLFMARTAAVAKKLERNVTLHNRFGVPTRLITPDAARDIVPGLTMKNCVAASFNPEDGVIFPWPFLWGYAQGARKLGVRVETYTEVKGFDLSGGQVRKVRTDRGDIACDTVVLASGAWSPEVARLAGVQLPNEPHRHEILSTEPLKPFLGPLVSVLDSGLYFSQSMRGEIVGGMGDPKEPAGLNMGSTLRFVSRFAQALMEQLPHVGHVKVLRQWAGCYDVTPDNNPILGRTPGLDNLLQMSGFVGHGFMMAPAVAERMAKWMATGESDELFTRFSLRRFSEGSIEREDMIIG, encoded by the coding sequence ATGAGCAAGTCGTTGATCTGCTCCTGCGAGGACGTCACCACGGACGACGTGCGGCACGCGGTGTCGCGCGGGTATTGCGACGTCGAGTCGGTGAAGCGCTACACCGGCTTCGGCACCGGCATCTGCCAGGGCAAGAGCTGCCTGTCGGCGGTGGCCGCGCTGCTGGAGAAGGAGAAGGCGCTGAAGCCCGCGGCGGTGGTGCCCTTCACGCCGCGCCCGCCGCTCTACCCCACCGAGCTGCGACTGCTGGCGTCCGCGCCGGTGGACGAGTCCGTGCCCCCCGTGGGCGGCGTGCCCGAGGCGGTCGAGGACTACACGCCCGCGCTGCGCCCCACCGAGCCCCTGCCCGCGAAGGCGAAGGTGGTCATCATCGGCGGCGGCATCATGGGGCTCGCGCTGGCGTACAACCTGGCCCGCGCGGGTGAGACGGATGTCGTGGTGCTCGAGCGCGGCTACCTGTGCGCGGGCGCGTCCGGACGCAACGGCGGCGGCGTGCGCATGCAGTGGGGCACCCCGGCGCTGGTGGAGCTGGCCAAGCGCTCCATCGACCTGATGAAGGGCTTCGCGCGCGAGCTGGGCATCAACGTCTGGCTGCGCCAGGGCGGCTACCTCTTCATGGCCCGCACGGCGGCGGTGGCCAAGAAGCTGGAGCGCAACGTCACGCTGCACAACCGCTTCGGGGTGCCCACGCGGCTCATCACCCCGGACGCCGCGCGCGACATCGTGCCCGGCCTGACGATGAAGAACTGCGTGGCGGCGTCCTTCAACCCGGAGGACGGCGTCATCTTCCCCTGGCCCTTCCTGTGGGGCTACGCGCAGGGCGCCCGCAAGCTGGGCGTGCGCGTGGAGACGTACACGGAGGTCAAGGGCTTCGACCTGAGCGGCGGACAGGTCCGCAAGGTGAGGACGGACCGGGGCGACATCGCCTGCGACACGGTGGTGCTCGCCTCCGGCGCGTGGAGCCCGGAGGTGGCGAGGCTGGCCGGCGTGCAGCTGCCCAACGAGCCACACCGCCATGAAATCCTCAGCACCGAACCCCTCAAGCCCTTCCTGGGGCCGCTGGTGTCCGTGCTCGACTCCGGCCTGTACTTCAGCCAGTCCATGCGCGGGGAGATCGTCGGCGGCATGGGCGACCCGAAGGAGCCCGCGGGCCTGAACATGGGCAGCACGCTGCGCTTCGTGTCGCGCTTCGCCCAGGCCCTCATGGAGCAGCTCCCCCACGTGGGACACGTGAAGGTGCTGCGCCAGTGGGCCGGCTGCTACGACGTCACGCCGGACAACAACCCCATCCTCGGACGCACCCCCGGCCTGGACAACCTGCTGCAGATGTCCGGCTTCGTGGGCCACGGCTTCATGATGGCCCCCGCCGTCGCCGAGCGGATGGCGAAGTGGATGGCCACCGGCGAGTCCGACGAGCTGTTCACGCGCTTCAGCCTGCGCCGCTTCTCCGAGGGCAGCATCGAGCGCGAGGACATGATCATCGGCTGA
- a CDS encoding trypsin-like serine peptidase, with the protein MNAKSIRALCLVGAVGTLTACGMEQPPDVPDVEANEPMASQESNVIVGSVNWVSATTLSGTQRTRSLAVGYLSIPAVGSRCTAWLVSPDVLITNNHCIGSASQAVGARASFNYEDGVASGSRVWYNCDTFIKTWSTDDMTAVRCSATNGQLPGNVYGWLTVSSTNAATNASIYVVHQNCDYYTTSGCSPTKKSSPGVVKNANYSTTDLSYDADTLGGSSGSPVLSASTHQVVGLHHIGLGGNAQGRGTANTGVKATRVKARLAEIGL; encoded by the coding sequence ATGAACGCGAAGAGCATCCGTGCGCTGTGCCTGGTGGGTGCGGTGGGTACGCTGACCGCCTGCGGTATGGAGCAGCCGCCGGACGTGCCGGACGTGGAGGCCAACGAGCCGATGGCGTCCCAGGAGTCCAACGTCATCGTGGGCTCGGTGAACTGGGTGAGCGCGACGACGCTGTCGGGCACCCAGCGCACGCGCTCGCTGGCGGTGGGCTACCTGTCCATCCCCGCGGTGGGCAGCCGCTGCACCGCGTGGCTCGTCTCCCCGGACGTCCTCATCACCAACAACCACTGCATCGGCAGCGCGTCGCAGGCGGTGGGCGCGCGCGCTTCGTTCAACTACGAGGACGGCGTCGCCTCGGGCTCGCGCGTCTGGTACAACTGCGACACGTTCATCAAGACGTGGTCGACGGACGACATGACGGCGGTGCGCTGCTCCGCCACCAACGGCCAGCTCCCCGGCAACGTGTATGGCTGGCTGACGGTGTCCAGCACCAACGCCGCCACCAACGCGAGCATCTACGTCGTCCACCAGAACTGCGACTACTACACGACGAGCGGCTGCTCGCCGACGAAGAAGTCCTCGCCGGGCGTCGTCAAGAACGCGAACTACTCCACGACGGACCTCTCCTATGACGCGGACACGCTGGGCGGCTCGTCCGGCTCGCCCGTGCTGTCCGCCTCCACGCACCAGGTGGTGGGCCTGCACCACATCGGCCTGGGCGGCAACGCGCAGGGCCGCGGCACCGCCAACACCGGCGTGAAGGCCACGCGCGTCAAGGCGCGCCTGGCGGAGATCGGCCTCTAG
- a CDS encoding SDR family NAD(P)-dependent oxidoreductase codes for MRPPIDQGTVLITGASDGVGREVARQLARRVRTLVLVDRSTERLKPLRDELLTRFPTLGVVLKPCDVCDPREVDALLASLEAHFVKVDVLVNAAAEGARGLYVGEGWSRLEGVLRSNVWVPALLTHRLLASMLERGRGGVLTIGSGAARLFLPGESLFAATQRFLDGFMESLRLEVEGRGVVITRVAPGPLLEPGAREAEDGVTPFFQITVARCVAEALAGFERGAALVYPGWGHRQVMRLLPLLPRALKRALGRLALRGTTRELLATTRGLSAGLARPALAGEPTSG; via the coding sequence ATGCGCCCTCCCATCGACCAAGGCACAGTCCTCATCACCGGCGCGTCCGACGGAGTCGGCCGCGAGGTCGCGCGACAGCTGGCGCGACGGGTACGAACCCTGGTGCTCGTGGACCGCTCCACGGAGCGGTTGAAGCCGTTGCGCGACGAACTGCTCACGCGCTTCCCCACGCTCGGGGTCGTCCTCAAGCCCTGCGACGTGTGCGACCCGAGGGAGGTGGACGCGCTGCTGGCGTCGCTGGAGGCGCACTTCGTGAAAGTGGACGTGCTGGTGAACGCCGCGGCCGAGGGGGCGCGGGGTCTCTACGTCGGCGAGGGCTGGTCGCGGCTGGAGGGCGTGTTGCGCTCGAACGTCTGGGTGCCGGCCTTGCTGACCCACCGCCTGCTGGCCTCCATGCTGGAGCGGGGCCGGGGCGGGGTGCTGACCATCGGCTCGGGCGCCGCGCGGCTGTTCCTCCCGGGGGAGTCCCTGTTCGCCGCGACCCAGCGCTTCCTGGACGGCTTCATGGAGTCACTGCGGCTGGAGGTGGAGGGGCGGGGCGTCGTCATCACCCGCGTGGCGCCGGGGCCCCTGCTGGAGCCGGGGGCGCGGGAGGCGGAGGACGGGGTGACACCGTTCTTCCAGATAACCGTGGCCCGGTGCGTGGCGGAGGCCCTGGCGGGCTTCGAGCGCGGCGCCGCGCTCGTGTATCCCGGCTGGGGTCATCGCCAGGTGATGCGGCTGCTGCCGCTGCTGCCGCGCGCGCTGAAGCGGGCCCTGGGGCGGTTGGCGCTCCGGGGGACGACGCGGGAGCTGCTGGCGACGACGCGCGGATTGTCGGCGGGGCTCGCCCGGCCCGCGCTGGCGGGCGAGCCCACGTCGGGGTGA
- a CDS encoding universal stress protein translates to MAAPSRILVPVDLTEGSRAVLDYALQLARSFGATVDVIHVWEPPQYVAPDLLVAAPGWNSLSLEQVAVDTARKEMTTLLQGLEVPPVPVKQRVLVGEAASTILELAEKEGFDLVVMGTHGRRGLPRLLLGSVAQKLVSRSSCPVLTLHVAAEKK, encoded by the coding sequence ATGGCCGCGCCCTCCCGCATTCTCGTCCCCGTCGATCTGACCGAAGGCTCCCGCGCCGTCCTCGACTACGCCCTCCAGCTCGCCCGCTCCTTCGGGGCGACCGTGGACGTCATCCACGTCTGGGAGCCTCCGCAGTACGTGGCGCCCGACCTGCTGGTCGCCGCGCCGGGCTGGAACTCCCTGTCCCTGGAGCAGGTGGCGGTGGACACCGCGCGCAAGGAGATGACCACCCTGCTGCAGGGCCTGGAGGTGCCTCCGGTGCCCGTGAAGCAGCGCGTGCTGGTGGGCGAGGCCGCGTCCACCATCCTCGAGCTGGCGGAGAAGGAGGGCTTCGACCTCGTCGTCATGGGCACCCACGGGCGGCGCGGGCTCCCCCGGCTCCTGCTGGGCAGCGTGGCGCAGAAGCTCGTCTCGCGCTCCTCCTGCCCGGTGCTGACGCTGCACGTCGCCGCGGAGAAGAAGTAG
- a CDS encoding lysophospholipid acyltransferase family protein, translating to MNALLSIWTWIEIGLVALTGFFVQLTLAIFTLPFDRNRKVVGRCFRLVGVTAAKLTPYWRFGVHGAVPRVVAPNTVVVSNHESNADPFLVSHLPWEMKWLGKASLFKVPVVGWMMSIAGDIPVHRGDKESATGAMARCKQWLAKGMPVMIFPEGTRSKTDELLPFKDGAFRLAIETQADVLPLAVSGTRKALPKHSWRFATSRGLVTVGTPISTKGMTLDDVEKLKTLAREQILSLRASLLPFTRGDEPAQGAPSAV from the coding sequence ATGAACGCACTGCTCTCCATCTGGACGTGGATCGAGATTGGCCTGGTGGCCCTCACCGGCTTCTTCGTGCAGCTCACGCTGGCCATCTTCACGCTGCCGTTCGACCGCAACCGCAAGGTGGTCGGCCGCTGCTTCCGGCTCGTGGGCGTGACGGCCGCGAAGCTGACGCCGTACTGGCGCTTCGGCGTGCACGGGGCGGTGCCTCGCGTCGTCGCGCCCAACACCGTCGTGGTGAGCAACCACGAGTCCAACGCGGACCCGTTCCTCGTCTCGCACCTGCCGTGGGAGATGAAGTGGCTGGGCAAGGCCAGCCTCTTCAAGGTCCCCGTGGTCGGGTGGATGATGTCGATCGCCGGGGACATCCCGGTGCACCGCGGCGACAAGGAGTCCGCCACGGGCGCCATGGCGCGGTGCAAGCAGTGGCTGGCCAAGGGGATGCCGGTGATGATCTTCCCGGAGGGCACCCGCTCCAAGACGGACGAGCTGCTGCCCTTCAAGGACGGCGCGTTCCGGCTCGCCATCGAGACCCAGGCGGACGTGCTGCCCCTGGCCGTGAGCGGCACGCGCAAGGCGCTCCCGAAGCACTCGTGGCGCTTCGCCACCTCGCGCGGGCTGGTGACGGTGGGCACACCCATCTCCACCAAGGGCATGACGCTCGACGACGTGGAGAAGCTCAAGACGCTGGCGCGCGAGCAGATCCTCTCGCTGCGCGCGTCGCTCCTGCCGTTCACCCGGGGCGACGAGCCCGCCCAGGGCGCCCCCAGCGCCGTGTAG
- a CDS encoding exodeoxyribonuclease III, producing the protein MKVVSWNVNGLRSVHGKGFLPWLASARAQVVAVQEVRAREEQLPDEVRAPSRWKTHFSSAERPGYSGVGLFSREAPDAVETRLGVKEMDAEGRLQLARFGKLTVANVYFPNGNGKDRDLSRIPFKLAFYRRLFDTLEKPLRDGQRVLVVGDFNTAHQDIDLARPRENRETSGFRPEEREELDRWLRAGWVDTFRHFQKGGGHYSWWSQRFGVREKNIGWRIDYVLASPGAMAYVKRAAIHPEVTGSDHCPVSVDLDNSVV; encoded by the coding sequence GTGAAGGTCGTCTCGTGGAACGTCAATGGGTTGCGCTCGGTGCACGGCAAGGGCTTCCTGCCGTGGCTGGCGAGCGCGCGGGCACAGGTCGTCGCCGTCCAGGAGGTCCGGGCGCGCGAGGAGCAGCTCCCCGACGAGGTGCGGGCTCCGTCTCGCTGGAAGACGCATTTCTCGTCCGCCGAGCGCCCTGGTTATAGCGGGGTGGGGCTGTTCTCCCGCGAGGCGCCGGACGCGGTGGAGACGCGGCTGGGCGTGAAGGAGATGGACGCCGAGGGCCGGCTGCAGCTGGCGCGCTTCGGCAAGCTCACGGTGGCCAACGTCTACTTCCCCAACGGCAACGGGAAGGACCGGGACCTGAGCCGCATCCCCTTCAAGCTGGCCTTCTACCGGCGCCTGTTCGACACGTTGGAGAAGCCCCTGCGCGACGGCCAGCGCGTGCTGGTGGTGGGGGACTTCAACACGGCGCACCAGGACATCGACCTGGCGCGGCCCCGCGAGAACCGCGAGACGAGCGGTTTCCGTCCGGAGGAGCGCGAGGAACTGGACCGCTGGCTGCGCGCGGGCTGGGTGGACACCTTCCGGCATTTCCAGAAGGGCGGCGGCCACTACTCGTGGTGGAGCCAGCGCTTCGGCGTGCGCGAGAAGAACATCGGCTGGCGTATCGACTACGTGCTCGCCTCCCCGGGCGCGATGGCCTACGTGAAGCGCGCGGCCATCCACCCGGAGGTGACGGGCTCCGACCACTGTCCGGTGAGCGTGGACCTGGACAACTCGGTCGTCTGA